A window of Pyrus communis chromosome 3, drPyrComm1.1, whole genome shotgun sequence genomic DNA:
TTTTATAGTACTATTTTCAATTAGCCCACCCAAGGAAAAAATTCTAGCTCCGCCCTTGCCTTACTCAAGGTTTTGTCTCCTTCTCAAGATATGGTTGCTGAGCTAAACTTGTTCTTTGGTAGATTAGATTTCAAGATTATCATAGAtttcaaaaaaattacatatagaACTAAGTTCTACTCAGAAAAGCTGCATAGAGAATGTATATGTGTTTTATAAGCCATTCAATCCCTTTCAACCATGCGCATAAGTATTAACCACTACAGTTCTGGGTGTGTGGGGACTAGAGAGGTTAATTGAACATGTTAATTAGAACATAGGATTTGGAGGGCACCATATTTCTTTACAGGAGAAGACAAGTGATTAGGTGTGGTTGCTTTGATTAATGGAGTCCTCCCCCTCATTATTTATGTTGAGCAAAATATAATCTCAAAAATCCAGAAGAAGATACGTGGATTTTTCctcaagaaaaacaagaatatcCTCACTAAATGGGCAGAGCTCTCAAATACTCTCACGTGCAACACAGCATCCTTGGAGGTCCAAGCAACTAACTGAGACTGCTCATAGCTCCCCTGCTCGTGGCatggaaaagtcaaagcattaatggtaggattaattactaaatcctatctttaatagaTTCTCAATTGAAGATCAACTCCATCAAGTAAGGAATCTCTATCACAATCAGTTATGGATGCTTCCATTATCATCCCAAGATATATCTCCTATTAATATCTTGCGAATATTCTTTACTCATTCATCCAACGGATGACACACCTTGGTCAATAGGATGTCGCCATGTGTAGGGCAAATCCCTAATCCTAATTCGTTAAGACCAAAGATGACAAATTTTTGCTAGCACAATTTATGCTGTGGATAATAATGTCTCGCTAAACCAAATTAATCATTGTTAActgataggatttttatcacCTAAATTACAGAGAACAAGgttattgtagtatagataGCTTGAGCAAATCATCCTCCATAGGGATTGATATGAATAAGTTATATTTAAAACCAATTCGTAATCAACTATGCAATACAAAATATAGAAAGttgagataaaaaaataaataaaagattgcaagaaattaaaagtaatgaaattggtGAGAAATTAAATGAAAGAGAATAATCAAAACAAACGTTTTAGAAAATCAAAGGTGAAAAACACTAGGGTTTAGCCGTGATCATTAATAATACTACGTAGTTCTACCAATCACTTACAAGTTAACATCTGcaaactttgaaggttaggttttcctaacgCATATTCTACTTGCGACATGCAAATTTTGACGTGACCATATTCCTACGTCTTTATCTCACTCCTCGTCCTCGTAGATATAGTACCAATACATCATTGCTAGAAAGCCATGCCCAACCAGGCTTCTTAAATCTTAATATTATGCTCATGTTTCCTAGTTCACAACATACATAGTTGAAAACGATCATTACAAATCTAACGTTATATTTTAGCAACAGGGACGTTTTTGCCTTCATGTCTTATGACCAGTTTTCGTGTAGTGAAGTTTGTTAGAACACAAAACCAAAGTTGCCTTTTGTAGAAAACTTTGTTTTAACTCAAATTTCTTCGACTTCGATTCTATCTATATTTGATAAGATCGATTGCTTTAGGGTGGAAAATCACCATATGAAGCTTTCTCAAATTGGTTAACCAAGCtctaaatgatattatttaacCCAAATAAACATAGCACATCTTCAACTCCTCTTGAACTAATTTTCTTGTTGCCATACCAATCAAACTGCCCGAACCAAACCAATCAGCGGTCTAGGGTCTAATGTGAACTGTTCCACTTCATCGTTTTTTTAGATTGGCCACCGACGGAATTCAAACTCATGCTTCAAATGTGTTGTTTGAGGTCCGAACCGATCCAATCCAGACAGTATCCAACCAGCTCTATCTAGTCTTGGTTGATGACCCAAAATTCGTCCCGGTTCCATATTTCTCACCTTTTGGGCTTATGACCGAAATTTCATAGGATGTCAAATGTTTAGGGGCCCAAAAACATGCCCTCATCAGCTCCCCAAACTCAGTACGACAGCAAAAAAACAGTTCCCACACACtctccctccccctctctctccttctgcTAACCGTTTTATTATGCAAACTCTACTATCGCCGGTGACACGCGCCGCCTACTTCACGGCGGCGCCACCTACAGCTGTCACGACTCGGCCCTTAGCGTATCACGTTCCTCTTCGATCAATCTCCGACCGCCACGTGCCCAGCCTCACTCTCTCTTCTTCGTTTTCTTCTTCGTATGGTGCTCCCACCCACAGAGGACCAAGGCTCTCCATCAGCACCATCAGGGCATCTTCCCCTCCAATTTCTCAGAACTTCACCTCCCCAAACGACGAAACTGAAAAGGCCAAGCTCCTTCAGGTTCTCCTTCTTCTACTTTGCCTAATTTAttctattttctgtttggtttacGAGAAAATGTGGGAAAATGTAAGACCATGAAGTGAAATTACTGATATTTTTACTGAATTGACCCAATTTCGAAACGATagatttttcaatttcaacATTTGCATTGCATTGTTGATGATTTGATTGAAAAGTGAAGTGCTTTAGGTGGTTTGTGGTGTGTAGGTAGCCAAAAGGTTAGAGAGCACAGCAAGGTATTTCAAGAGGTTGGgtagtttagggttttgggggcAGCTGGTCAGCACTGTTGTGGCGGCCGTGATTCTTTCGTTTTCAGTTGTTATAACCGGCAAGGTTTCGTCACCACCTACTTTTTATGCCACTGCCGGTGGGATTGTGGCGGGATTCATCTCTGTGTTTTGGTCATTTGGGTACATTCGCCTCTCGGATAAGCTTCGAAGAACTGCAAGTGACCCTGCAAAGGTATTGTGGAATTGTCAATTTTGGGAAAGCTATTTGTGTTTGTGATTGAATTGTATGTGCTTTGTGAAATTTGTTACATAAGGGCGGTAATACTGTTTTCGGACAAATGTTAAGTTGCATGGACTTTGTGCATGATGTGAATTGTGAAGTTCCATCATCCGTGGCATGCTGATAATGATATGTTCAACCGATGCCCATTATCCCGATTGAACTGAAATATCAGTTGCCACCTTGAATAGGCTGAAAGTATAAAATCTATTGATTTACTCTTCAATAACAGAATAAGATAACAATGGAGTTGTCCGTCTGTCACTGTCACCCAAATAAATTGTACTTACGGTCGCACTTCAATGAATTTAAATCCTTGTAACTATAATTGCCTGTGAGCACTTCATCTGCtttcattcttctttattttcgtCCATCATTATCATCCCGTTATTGGGTTTCTTGTTGAAATTGGCTCAAATTCTACCCACATTTGAAAGATGTTTTCATAACCGATAACTATCTGACTTTGTTCTCCAATGGCACCTTTTACCTATTACATCTGTGTTTCACTGTTTATAATATACAGGCTCCTCCACGCGCTGATGTTATAAAAAGCTTAAAGAATGGCATTGTTCTGAACATTTTGGGTATGGGTGCTGCTGTTCTTGGCATGCAAGCAACGGTAGGACTGTTGGTTGCTAAGGCTCTTACTTCCTCTGCAAATCCATATCAGGGTCTCACTCCAGGTTACAGTCCTGTTCTTGCCTTGGATGTATTCTTGGTGCAGGTAGATTCATATATCTCACTTTACTTTTCGTTCTGTTCTGAAACATTAGGTTAGATAATACCCGTAGTCTTGCAGAGTATACTTTCAGTTTCCTTGTTCTAACGGGTCATCAGTATGCCTCAAACTCTGTAGAGTATAGTTACCTTTTAGTTTTTGGGCATGATTTCGAAAAAGGAATTTGCAATTGGGAGAAGGCTGAC
This region includes:
- the LOC137729624 gene encoding protein TIC 21, chloroplastic-like gives rise to the protein MQTLLSPVTRAAYFTAAPPTAVTTRPLAYHVPLRSISDRHVPSLTLSSSFSSSYGAPTHRGPRLSISTIRASSPPISQNFTSPNDETEKAKLLQVAKRLESTARYFKRLGSLGFWGQLVSTVVAAVILSFSVVITGKVSSPPTFYATAGGIVAGFISVFWSFGYIRLSDKLRRTASDPAKAPPRADVIKSLKNGIVLNILGMGAAVLGMQATVGLLVAKALTSSANPYQGLTPGYSPVLALDVFLVQASANTILSHFLGLLFSLELLRSVTLPPSEGIPIPRFA